The DNA segment atttctccttgTTAACTACAAAATGTTACACCAACAacttaccctacaccctcaagttaaaatcaaagaaaaactaaactaagggttagggtataccagGAGTAGATCAAACAtggggatcatgggttgcctttcatgtagcgcctgatttaatgttatgtcatgactaggttatcttgactactcagacttcatcaagacacTATGCTGCTACCTCTTTTCGGTCTTCATAAAATATATCCGTGATTGAGAAGACACTCATATCCTTTTGCTGTATCATGGATGAGTGCAATTTGAAACATTCCCCtttgtcattgaacctgaactttATCTCATTCAGCTTCATGGCTACTACCACTCTCCCAATTAtgaggaatggtctacccaaaatgataGGAACTTCAAAGTCCGCCTGatagtctaggactacaaaattagcAGGAAGTACAAAGttggccacctttaccaatacatcatgtaatatttCTACTGTCGTCTTTACAGACCTATTCCCCATCACCAACCATATATTTGTCgaggtaggatcccccaaacctagCTTTTTATACACGTCTAGCAACATCAGATTTATGCTCACGCCTAGATCACATAGGGCCTTAGCAAAATTAAGAGACCCGATTGTatatggaatagtgaatgctccaggaTCGGCCTTCTGCTGCACTAAGGATTTTGTAGCAATGGCACTACAATAGTTGACATTATCCATTGGCTCATCGCTTACTGCCCTCTTTTTCATTACCAGAtgcttcataaatttagcatatcctaggATTTGTTCAAGTGCCTCCACCAATGGCACATTTGTTTTCAACTATTTTAAC comes from the Capsicum annuum cultivar UCD-10X-F1 unplaced genomic scaffold, UCD10Xv1.1 ctg43932, whole genome shotgun sequence genome and includes:
- the LOC124892121 gene encoding uncharacterized protein LOC124892121, whose product is MKKRAVSDEPMDNVNYCSAIATKSLVQQKADPGAFTIPYTIGSLNFAKALCDLGVSINLMLLDVYKKLGLGDPTSTNIWLVMGNRSVKTTVEILHDVLVKVANFVLPANFVVLDYQADFEVPIILGRPFLIIGRVVVAMKLNEIKFRFNDKGECFKLHSSMIQQKDMSVFSITDIFYEDRKEVAA